A segment of the Emys orbicularis isolate rEmyOrb1 chromosome 24, rEmyOrb1.hap1, whole genome shotgun sequence genome:
ggctccgctctgcatgctgcccctgcagctcccattggcttctgcaccccaaatgccttatccccagcctgcacccccaaccagagccctcaccccctcctgcactccaacccgttttgtgagcattcatggcctgccatataaTTTCCATTTCCAGATGTgggcctcaggccaaaaagtttgcccacccctgctctagagtctGGGCCGCGACCAAAATAAATACATCGATTATCCCTGGCCCATGCTTCCATGGCATGCTACAGGTTTCATCCAAGTGAAGGCCTTCACGTGGATGAGTTTTGGAAGCTCTCTGCCAGTATTCCCTCAATCTCTTCTACTCAAATATTGTGGCTTGGGAAGATGAGAAAACATGGTTCCTCTATGGTACTGGGCTGCGTCATTACATGTGTAATTATGGACAATACTCCAAACAGATCTCCAAGCAACTACTATTGAAGAGAGTTTCCTCAGAGGACCCTTACCTGCACCATCGGGTCAGACTTGGCCAAACGCTTCAGTCCTTCTACTAGCTTGGGCAGGTCAGCTGGGTTCTTTGCTTCAACGGCCACACGCACCACAGGGCTGACGCTGAACTTCATCACTCTCATGTTGTGAGCATGCTCAAAGGTGGTGATTGTTCCGGTCTTGACCAGGTACTGGTCAACACCAACCAGCCCAACGATGTTACCACAAGGCACGTCCTCAATGGGTTCAACGTAGCGGCCCATCATAAGAATGGTCCTGGGTTAAGAAAAACTTGAGTCAATCTGGATGGTTCCTTAGAAAGGATCCCAGCCTAGAAGTGACAGGTTTGCATAGGAAAGCTAAATGCCTTGTCTCTTGACTGAGTAGACCAGTGAGGGGCACAAAAAGGCCACTGAAGACACAAAGAAACATCAGGAAGCTACTAAACTGTCACACCAAGTGCTGGGAATGTAGATATAAATATGGAACCTGCATCGAAGGAAAAAATATAAGGCATTAAATCTAATCTCAACATGGGATCAATCCCTGCCTTTACTGACCTTTGGATTGGTTTCAGGTACAGATCTTCCTTCTTGCCAGGAGTGTAATTTGGTCCCATGATTCTGACTTTCAAGCCAGTAGAGACGAGACCAGAGAAGACACGTCCAAAAGCATAGAAACGACCTTTGTCTGAGGTTGGCACCATTTTAGAGATGTACATCATCAGGGGCCCTTTGGGGTCACAGTTCTTAATACCTGGGAAAGAAGAAGCGATCAGTGCTGACCTGTGGTCCTTCCTTCCACCACTAGTGCTCTCTGCTTTGGAGCAAGGTAATCACTCAGATGGAATGCAGCAGTTGTGACACTGGCCTGCTGGCTACCAGCCAGGTAGTTGGCTAGCCCAACTGGCAAGGAAAAGCCATATGCCAGGAGATCATTGTAATTAACATAGACTGAGCCTTTAGTATACACTCTGGCTACTATCCAGGTACTTGGCTAGCCCAGCTATCCACAGGAAAGCTGCTCACTAATAAGCTTGTCTGATCCACACTACAAAGGTTGCAGGTGCAGGAATTACAACTTCAGCCCAGCTGTATACTTGTTGAAAAGCAAACAAGCAGCTCTGGGCATTTTAGAGCCTTAATGCAGTTATGCTCCTGCACACTACAACTACAAGTGCTTCATACCCATGGCAGCCTCGTCGTCAGGGGGGCCCTCGTACAGCAGCTCACAGCGGTATTTCTGAGCTGTGACAGGGGAAGGCAGGTGGATGGTGATCATCTGCAGCAGAGCTTCTCCGGCAGGCAGCCAGCGCCTCATCACAGCCTGAAAAAGCAGATTGGAGGCATGAGGCTCAGGCAAACCCATCTTTGCTCATACTACTGCCAGGCCCCCCCCCTTAAATTTCTCATCCAAGTTATGCAGACTTAGGTTATCTACCAACAGTGTTGAAAGACTAGCTTAGCATCCCACTGCTAGTCTCGTCCCAAGGCAATGCCTGTCAGTTCTTACCTTCAGTAGGGGTTTGCCCTCCTTGTCTTTATCCTCACTGTCAAGTTTGATGTCTAGTTTCTCGATCAGTTTAGCAGTCTCCTCTTTCTTGAAGTTCATGATTGCATCAAAGACCTAGCGCAAGAGTTCCAAGTTATGGGAGAAAGCATCAAGCAACCCAGttcacagagaaagcagctcaTGCTCATTCTCCAGCGAGAGCCAGTAAATGGCAGTTTAACTGCCTTATTAACAGCAACCCTTGTATCTGCCAATTAGTAGGTCAGCTGATCAGATACATGGTTTATAAACAGCTTCTTGTCTAGAGAGCAGTAACTCTCCCAGCCCTTACTGCATGGCTCAGCTGTGTTTGTGTCAGATATTTAAATTTCTTCAAACAGTCAAGTCAGGTCAAAGTGAAGAAATTTTTCCATCATCATGCACACAAAGGAGGCACAGACCACTGCCAGTTAAGAGGAGATGTAGTACCACGGTAGTTACCTTGAAGATGGGGTCTAGGATCAGCTGGCAGAAAGTCCTGGGCAGTTTCTTTCCATCAGGGTTGGTAGCAGATTTGCTGAACTTGCCAGAAGCAGGATCAAAATATCTAGAAAAATCAAAATCAGAGGGGATTGGTTTTTCCATCTTGTTTAATTAGCACTGCTTATCCTGCTGGCCTTTCAAGATGGGAGGGAAGGGTTATCAAGTCAAAGACCTGTTTTGAGAGGAGTTCACCTCTACCTTCCTGAGACCTGATGCACTTTCAGTCACTTGCGTCAAACACAAAACTGAGACAGATCTGCCTGTACGGTGTATTCCCGATCCCATCCCCTAATATTTGTCTGATTGGATCTAGATTGCAAGTCCTTCATGGGAGGGACTTTAAAGCAGTCAGCACAATAAGCCATCCACCCTAATTAGAATTCCTTCCTTTGGGTGCTACCATACTGTTGCTTCCTTACTCCCAGCCCAGGAGAGTTCAAGTATTCCCCCGTTCTGGAGATCTACACAGCTGTGTTATACAGGTATTCCCCACCACTGCCTGGTCTGAGTTTACAGACCACCTCTGTGCTCTGCCATCTCTAGTTATGGGATCACTGCTCCAGCTAGCTGTTTCAAGGTATAGCTCAGGTAATCCTAGATAGGGCAAGCCCAAGCTCAGAAATCAGCAGCACTAGTAGAACCATGAGCTCAGATCACTTACCTGTCTCCCCACAGCTTCTTCATCATGTCCTCTACCTTCTTGGCACGCTCAGCAGCACTCAGTTGCCCATCACCCTTTGCAGCAAACTTCGCAACATACATCTCAGCAAACTGTTTCAGGGTGAAAGCCCAGCCGTGCAGGCCAGAACCAAAGCCAACTGTACCTAGCACAGGGTCAATCTGAAAGAGGTCAGAAGAGTAGTGTTGAGGTGAACTTTgtattgacccccccccccccccccgcccccaaaactGTGGCAGCTCCACTGATAAGCAAACCCTGCCTTCCATAGTGCTGTGAGCTAATCACCTCCTCTGAAGGGTTAGTTTAGCTGCACATAGGAAAGATTATTCAGCAGGGGAGGTTGCTATTGACTAGAAGACATTTGAGGTCCTGCAGCTCTGCCTCAAAAAACACACACTAAAACAAGTTCTAGGAGCCCAACTTGGTTCATGCCTCAATTTCAGCTTTAGTAGTGAGAATCAGATAGCAAAACACAGGTGGTTAACTGAATGTCTTCAGGCCTTCACCAGCTACCTGCACGGATTAGTGATCCAGAGATGTTGTCTGACTATGCTGAGTGATTTGATTAGGGTACCCTTCCCTTCCCAGTGGATGAATAGCAGGCATCCTAGCTCCTAGCATCCTAGCTCCGCTACACACTTTCAAGTGTGGTTTCATTAAACATAAGGAAGGTGAAGTGCTTTGGGTGCAAGAGCTAGACTTGGCCAAACAAAAGCTACTGGCTATTAACTGGTTGAAATGCCTCATGACTGGCTGCTGAGTAGAATACTCGAGACCCAGAttggaaagagatcttggcaaaCTGATGGAAATTTTGATACGACTGTGTGCTAGTCCACTCAAAGGCAATGCAATTCCTATAATTGTCTATGAATCCATGGTATCACCCTCCAAGGCACAGCTGAGGAGCATGAGTGCCTAGAACGTTCTACTTGAAAGTGGAGGCCGCCTATACCAGCATAAGGAGAAGCGTGAGATACAAGACCTGATCAAGTGGAAGAGGGTAGCCGATGAGGGTCTCAGTTTGATCAGGAATTTGAGGGATGGTTTGACACTAAGTAGGTCAGATAGCAGTACCATTAAACCTGTAATTCAGTGCATCCAAACTGAAGCATGACTATAAGTCAATTGTATTTCAAGCCAACTACCCATACTGTGTTATAGTAAACATTCTTCTGGATCAACAATGTAACCTCCAGAGGAATACAAGAAACTGCTCCTTGCTTCAAAGAGGAAGGATGTCTTTCAAAACACCTGAAGGCAAGCTCTGGACAGTTGTTCACTTGGAATACAGCCCCTTGATTCCTCTCCTTACCATGATGTTTCCCATGGGgccaccctctccttccccataGGTAGAAATGATGACATTGACATTCTCCACAATACGCTGGAAGGTCTGGTACAGCTCTTCTGGCTCCAACTGCAGctccagcagtgctctgtccatcTTGTTCATCATCAGGACAGGCTTGATCCTCTCAGCAATGGCCTGTCGCAGCACAGTTTCTGTCTGTACACACACACCtggaggaggcagaagcttggtgatTACTGCTGCAGGACTAGCATGCCATGTCTATATAACATGCATTTAAATGTGCTACCAGTTCTCACCAGAGACACAGTCTACGACGACCAGGGCACCATCAGTGACACGGAGAGCAGCTGTGACTTCAGAAGAGAAGTCTACGTGTCCAGGAGAGTCAATCAAGTTGATCAGGAAACCAGAACCATCCTTGCTCTGCTTGATGAAGGCCAAGTCATTTTCAGACAGCTCGTAGAAGAGAGAGATAGCTCTGAAAAATAAAGATACACAAAAGAAGTGCTACATGATAATACTCATCTTTAATGCATTCTATTTTTGCCAATGCATTTATAACACATTTAGCTCGGGTAGCTCTTAGGCATACTCCTGATAAAAGTTGTTGTTAGAGACCATTAAGTTGCTGACTAAAGAAATGCATTAAACAAACCAGCTCCAGGGATACCAGTTAACGTAAGTAGATACTAACAGGGAACATTTTAACTTATGATTGCATGAAAGTTTTCATTTACTGTTTTGACTACCAAGATAGAGATAGTAATTGATGCACCATGTACAAGCCAGTATTTAGTACTCCTACCGCagtggggttctcaaacttttgtactggtgactcctttcacatagcaagccttggagtgtgaccccccccttataaattaggAACACTTTTTTATAGatttatttaacactattataaatgctgcaggcaaagcagggcttgggggagaGGCTGAGAGCTAACGTccccctcatgtaataacctcacgaccccctgaggggtcccgacccccagtttgagaacccctgtcctactACATTTAGGCAACACTCACAATGCCCTAGGTTGCAGGGAAGTAAGCCTCTGGTGACAACCAAAGCACTTTATTAAGTAGTTtcttcttcccccagcttagtatcagaaacagaactagaacccaggagttcctgggtcccagtcctgtGATCAGACCATGACTCAAGGAAGAGAAGCAACTGAACACCAGAATGCTTGAAGGGAAACGACTTACGTTGACTTGATAGTGATGCACCTTTCCTGCTCATCTTTTCTCGTGTCAGTGAAACGAGTTTCACCAGCACGGGCAGAAGCAATGATACCAGCTTTGCATACCAGGGAGTCAGTCAAAGTGGATTTGCCATGGTCCACATGGGCAATCACAGACATGTTTCGGATATTGGCCTTTTTGTCCATAATGGCCCGAATCTGGTCTACTGTGAAGTTCACCTTGAAGAGAAGGTTATATGATCAGGGGAGAGTTCTTCCAGGAATCCAAACATAGCAGTGCCAAGCTTAGTCACGCTTTAACCGATTGCTCGGCAGACATTACAGGGCAACTCAGAGAAAGCAGAGTTTTCCAGTGCATTGCCATCTAGCTGAATGCCCCAACCAGTGGCTTTTACAATTGCCTTGGGGCAACAATGCCACAGCCTCATAGGCTCTTACAGTCAATAAGTTCCCCTGTAACCCAGTCTTAAGATCACCGTCACTCACAATTCACACCTGTACTCCTACCCATACCCCACACAGCTATCCTGATAGCTCACAAAATAAGCCCACTCAGAGCATTTGCCGCATCAGCTCACTCTTTCACAACCCAAGCATCCAAGCTAGGCTTTTACTCCAGACTGCAGAGTTACATAAGATCGCTACTACCTCATTGCAGGAAATcttcgccctccccccggcctgcAGTACCTCCTTTTGACCAGAGAGGAGAGA
Coding sequences within it:
- the EEF2 gene encoding elongation factor 2 — protein: MVNFTVDQIRAIMDKKANIRNMSVIAHVDHGKSTLTDSLVCKAGIIASARAGETRFTDTRKDEQERCITIKSTAISLFYELSENDLAFIKQSKDGSGFLINLIDSPGHVDFSSEVTAALRVTDGALVVVDCVSGVCVQTETVLRQAIAERIKPVLMMNKMDRALLELQLEPEELYQTFQRIVENVNVIISTYGEGEGGPMGNIMIDPVLGTVGFGSGLHGWAFTLKQFAEMYVAKFAAKGDGQLSAAERAKKVEDMMKKLWGDRYFDPASGKFSKSATNPDGKKLPRTFCQLILDPIFKVFDAIMNFKKEETAKLIEKLDIKLDSEDKDKEGKPLLKAVMRRWLPAGEALLQMITIHLPSPVTAQKYRCELLYEGPPDDEAAMGIKNCDPKGPLMMYISKMVPTSDKGRFYAFGRVFSGLVSTGLKVRIMGPNYTPGKKEDLYLKPIQRTILMMGRYVEPIEDVPCGNIVGLVGVDQYLVKTGTITTFEHAHNMRVMKFSVSPVVRVAVEAKNPADLPKLVEGLKRLAKSDPMVQCIIEESGEHIIAGAGELHLEICLKDLEEDHACIPIKKSDPVVSYRETVSEESDVLCLSKSPNKHNRLYMKARPFPDGLAEDIDKGDVSSRQELKQRARYLAEKYEWDVTEARKIWCFGPDGTGPNILTDITKGVQYLNEIKDSVVAGFQWATKEGALCEENMRGVRFDVHDVTLHADAIHRGGGQIIPTARRCLYACVLTAQPRLMEPIYLVEIQCPEQVVGGIYGVLNRKRGHVFEESQVAGTPMFVVKAYLPVNESFGFTADLRSNTGGQAFPQCVFDHWQILPGDPFDNTSRPCQVVAETRKRKGLKEGIPALDNFLDKL